In the genome of Candidatus Nanopelagicales bacterium, one region contains:
- a CDS encoding ABC transporter permease, with amino-acid sequence MSVPVEAPLEPMPSDGVPEAQDGTAIKGRSLWQIAWGRLRRDKIAMTGGVVIVLIILMAVFAPLICSIFNVDPFSFNTDQLDPTTSLPVGPFSGASREHPLGIEPVSGRDILARIVYGARYSLIIAFAATALSVVIGVLLGIASGFFGGWADTLISRFMDIMLAFPVLLFSIAILVIFQSVDAFAGLSGDGLRVGLLVVIIGFFGWAYIGRIIRGQVLSLREKEFVDASRSLGARNGRILYKELLPNLVAPILVYATLTIPVNILAEAALSFLGVGLLPPTPSWGQMLSTATTTFSIDPWFMVVPGLAIFITVLAFNLFGDGLRDAFDPKSAG; translated from the coding sequence ATGTCGGTCCCCGTCGAGGCTCCGCTGGAGCCGATGCCGTCCGACGGCGTGCCCGAGGCTCAGGACGGCACCGCGATCAAGGGTCGCTCGCTCTGGCAGATCGCCTGGGGTCGGCTACGCCGCGACAAGATCGCGATGACCGGCGGGGTCGTCATCGTCCTGATCATCCTGATGGCGGTCTTCGCCCCGCTGATCTGCTCGATCTTCAACGTGGACCCGTTCTCGTTCAACACCGACCAGCTCGACCCCACGACGAGCCTTCCGGTCGGCCCGTTCAGCGGGGCGTCCCGGGAGCACCCGCTGGGCATCGAGCCGGTCAGCGGCCGCGACATCCTCGCCCGCATCGTGTACGGCGCTCGCTACTCCCTCATCATCGCGTTCGCCGCCACCGCGCTGTCGGTGGTCATCGGCGTGCTGCTGGGCATCGCCTCCGGCTTCTTCGGCGGCTGGGCCGACACCCTGATCAGCCGGTTCATGGACATCATGCTGGCGTTCCCGGTGCTGCTGTTCTCGATCGCGATCCTGGTCATCTTCCAGAGCGTGGACGCGTTCGCCGGCCTGAGCGGGGACGGCCTGCGGGTCGGCCTGCTCGTGGTCATCATCGGCTTCTTCGGCTGGGCGTACATCGGCCGCATCATCCGCGGCCAGGTCCTCTCGCTGCGGGAGAAGGAGTTCGTCGACGCCTCCCGCAGCCTGGGCGCCCGCAACGGCCGCATCCTCTACAAGGAGCTGTTGCCGAACCTGGTGGCGCCGATCCTGGTCTACGCGACGCTGACGATCCCGGTGAACATCCTGGCCGAGGCCGCGCTGTCGTTCCTCGGCGTGGGCCTGCTGCCGCCGACGCCCTCGTGGGGCCAGATGCTGTCGACGGCGACGACGACGTTCTCGATCGACCCGTGGTTCATGGTGGTCCCCGGCCTGGCCATCTTCATCACGGTGCTCGCGTTCAACCTGTTCGGCGACGGCCTGCGCGACGCCTTCGACCCGAAGTCCGCCGGGTGA
- a CDS encoding ABC transporter substrate-binding protein — translation MANYRRATQLAAVGVVGALALAACGGGSSSDTSGSASGEASASASSGGGASGFDAAVNGVVNPSDATGGTLKLGATGDCDSWDPARTYYAWCWDMQRLMTRSLLGFAPEPGAAGTQVVPDLAESLGESNADKTQWTYKLKSGLKWDDGTPITSGDVKYAIERLFAVDVINGGPSFYYQPILSKCDAAGECEYKGPYQDKTGGLKSVETPDDQTIVFNLTQPFASFDYLMALPTSAPVPKARDTGATYTNDPASSGPFKMENYEPGKSVTFVRNDNWDQATDEIRTPKVDSVELTVYTNPDDIDKRLEAGDLDLIADGGVQQTFQTKIFTDPALKENADNPVTGFIRYLSVAQTFPPLDNKACREAIFYAINKKDLQLARGGEIVGGDIANVMTPPNLPGYDETSDLYPTGPDSTGDLEMAKQKLAECGQPNGFDVNMAYVPEGKGITVFNATQAALARVGINVKAAPGEQATYYSTFIGSPQNIIDKKLGLAIAGWGPDFPNAFGFWQSIANGDAIKEAGNSNYPSLDDPRINDLLNSVDAGSPDAATQETLGKSVDQYVMENAVYLPYVFDKALYYRNPRLTNIYLNGGVGNYYDYVNIGVSDGQ, via the coding sequence ATGGCGAACTATCGACGCGCGACGCAGCTCGCGGCCGTCGGCGTGGTTGGGGCTCTGGCCCTGGCCGCCTGTGGCGGCGGGTCGTCGAGCGACACGTCCGGTTCCGCGTCCGGTGAGGCGTCGGCGTCGGCGTCGTCCGGTGGCGGTGCCTCCGGCTTCGACGCCGCGGTCAACGGCGTGGTCAACCCGTCCGACGCAACCGGCGGCACCCTGAAGCTGGGTGCGACCGGCGACTGCGACTCGTGGGACCCGGCCCGCACCTACTACGCCTGGTGCTGGGACATGCAGCGGCTGATGACGCGCTCGCTGCTGGGCTTCGCGCCCGAGCCCGGCGCGGCCGGCACGCAGGTCGTCCCCGACCTCGCCGAGTCGCTGGGTGAGTCCAACGCGGACAAGACCCAGTGGACGTACAAGCTCAAGAGCGGCCTCAAGTGGGACGACGGCACCCCGATCACCTCGGGCGACGTCAAGTACGCGATCGAGCGGCTCTTCGCGGTCGACGTCATCAACGGTGGCCCGTCGTTCTACTACCAGCCGATCCTGTCCAAGTGCGACGCCGCGGGTGAGTGCGAGTACAAGGGCCCGTACCAGGACAAGACCGGTGGCCTGAAGTCGGTGGAGACCCCCGACGACCAGACCATCGTCTTCAACCTGACCCAGCCGTTCGCGTCCTTCGACTACCTGATGGCGCTGCCGACCTCGGCCCCCGTGCCGAAGGCCCGCGACACCGGTGCGACCTACACGAACGACCCGGCGTCGTCCGGTCCGTTCAAGATGGAGAACTACGAGCCGGGCAAGTCGGTCACGTTCGTCCGCAACGACAACTGGGACCAGGCGACGGACGAGATCCGCACGCCGAAGGTGGACTCGGTCGAGCTGACCGTCTACACCAACCCGGACGACATCGACAAGCGGCTCGAGGCCGGTGACCTCGACCTGATCGCCGACGGCGGTGTGCAGCAGACCTTCCAGACGAAGATCTTCACCGACCCGGCCCTGAAGGAGAACGCCGACAACCCGGTGACCGGCTTCATCCGGTACCTGTCCGTGGCGCAGACCTTCCCGCCGCTGGACAACAAGGCCTGCCGCGAGGCGATCTTCTACGCGATCAACAAGAAGGACCTGCAGCTGGCCCGTGGCGGCGAGATCGTCGGTGGCGACATCGCGAACGTGATGACCCCGCCGAACCTGCCCGGCTACGACGAGACGTCCGACCTGTACCCGACGGGTCCGGACAGCACCGGCGACCTGGAGATGGCGAAGCAGAAGCTGGCCGAGTGCGGCCAGCCGAACGGTTTCGACGTCAACATGGCGTACGTGCCCGAGGGCAAGGGCATCACGGTCTTCAACGCGACCCAGGCCGCCCTGGCCCGCGTCGGCATCAACGTGAAGGCCGCCCCCGGTGAGCAGGCGACGTACTACTCGACGTTCATCGGCTCGCCGCAGAACATCATCGACAAGAAGCTCGGCCTGGCGATCGCCGGCTGGGGCCCCGACTTCCCGAACGCCTTCGGCTTCTGGCAGTCGATCGCCAACGGCGACGCGATCAAGGAGGCGGGTAACTCCAACTACCCGTCGCTGGACGACCCGCGGATCAACGACCTGCTGAACTCCGTGGACGCCGGTTCTCCCGACGCCGCGACGCAGGAGACCCTCGGCAAGAGCGTCGACCAGTACGTCATGGAGAACGCGGTGTACCTGCCCTACGTCTTCGACAAGGCGCTGTACTACCGCAACCCCCGCCTGACGAACATCTACCTCAACGGTGGCGTGGGCAACTACTACGACTACGTGAACATCGGCGTCTCCGACGGTCAGTGA